One genomic window of Notamacropus eugenii isolate mMacEug1 chromosome 6, mMacEug1.pri_v2, whole genome shotgun sequence includes the following:
- the CHPF gene encoding chondroitin sulfate synthase 2 → MRASLLLSVLRPAGPVAVGISLGFTLSLLSVTWVEEPCGPGPPRPGDPDLPPRGYTNAARRPNSVQTSPDRERPEDSESWEPRVVPYRPTHSSQIPKKAVRTRYISTELGIRQRLLVAVLTTQDTLPSLGVAVNRTLGHWLEQVVFLTGRKSRREPPGMSVVALGEERPIGQLHLALQYLLEKYGEDFDWFFLVPDTTYTEAHRLARLAGHLSLATASHLYLGRPQEFIGEPTPSRYCHSGFGVLLSRMLLQQLQPQLESCRNDIVSSRPDEWLGRCIFDATGVSCTGEHQGVHYNYLELGGAGEAVQEGDPHFQSALTAHPVRDPVQMYKLHKAFTRAELERTYQEIQELQLEIQNTSLLSVDGEQEASWPLGIPAPFRPSSRFEVLSWDYFTEKHVFSCVDGSPSCLLRGADQDDVADVLGAALKELNRRYHPALRLRKQQLLNGYRRFDPTRGMEYTLDLELEALTPEGARRHLTRRVQLLRPLSRVEILPVPYVTEASRLTVLLPLAASDIDLAPHFLEAFAAAALEPGDTAVALTLLLLYEPQQAQHVTHADVFASVKSHVAQLERRYPGSQVPWLSVQTVAPSPLRLLDLLSKKHSLDTLFLLAGPATVLTSDFLNRCRMHAIAGWQAFFPMHFQAFHPAVAPPRGPGPPELGRDTGHFDRHMASEACFYNSDYVAARGQLAKALEQQEELLEGMDPYELFLQFSSLHVLRAVEPALLQPYRPQSCGAQLSESLYHHCRQSVLEGLGSRAQLAMLLFEQEQGNST, encoded by the exons ATGCGGGCTTCGCTGTTACTGTCGGTGCTGCGGCCCGCGGGGCCCGTGGCCGTGGGCATTTCCCTGGGCTTCACCCTGAGTCTGCTCAGCGTCACCTGGGTGGAGGAGCCCTGCGGCCCCGGCCCGCCCCGCCCCGGGGACCCCGACCTGCCCCCCCGCGGTTACACCAACGCAGCCCGCCGGCCCAACTCGGTGCAGACCAGCCCGGATCGCGAGCGGCCGGAGGACTCGGAGAGCTGGGAGCCTCGCGTGGTGCCCTACCGCCCCACGCACTCCAGCCAGATCCCCAAAAAGGCAGTCAG GACCCGATACATCAGCACAGAGCTGGGCATCCGGCAGAGGCTACTGGTGGCTGTGCTCACCACCCAGGATACCCTGCCCTCTCTGGGTGTGGCAGTGAACCGGACACTTGGACATTGGCTGGAGCAGGTGGTGTTCCTGACCGGCAGAAAGAGCCGTAGGGAGCCCCCTGGCATGTCGGTGGTGGCTCTGGGGGAGGAGCGACCTATTGGGCAGCTGCACTTGGCCCTTCAGTACCTCTTGGAGAAGTATGGGGAAGATTTTGACTGGTTCTTCCTGGTGCCAGATACTACCTATACAGAGGCCCACAGGCTAGCCCGGCTGGCTGGCCACCTCAGCCTGGCCACAGCCTCCCACCTCTACCTGGGCCGGCCCCAAGAATTCATTGGAGAACCCACCCCAAGTCGATACTGCCACAGTGGCTTCGGGGTACTGTTATCCCGCATGCTCCTGCAGCAACTACAACCACAGTTGGAGAGTTGCCGGAATGATATTGTCAGCTCTCGGCCTGATGAATGGCTGGGCCGCTGTATCTTTGATGCCACCGGGGTCAGCTGTACAGGCGAGCACCAG GGTGTGCACTATAACTACCTGGAACTGGGCGGTGCAGGGGAGGCAGTGCAGGAGGGGGATCCCCACTTCCAGAGTGCCCTGACTGCCCACCCTGTAAGGGACCCCGTGCAAATGTACAAGCTGCACAAGGCTTTCACACGAGCTGAGCTGGAGCGCACCTACCAGGAGATCCAGGAGCTGCAG TTGGAGATCCAGAACACAAGCCTGCTGTCTGTGGATGGGGAGCAGGAGGCATCCTGGCCATTAGGCATCCCAGCCCCATTCCGTCCATCTTCTCGATTCGAGGTGCTGAGCTGGGACTACTTTACAGAGAAGCATGTTTTCTCCTGTGTTGACGGGTCTCCTAGTTGCCTTCTGCGAGGAGCTGACCAAGATGATGTGGCCGACGTGCTGGGggctgccctcaaagagctcaacCGCCGCTACCACCCTGCTCTTCGGCTCCGTAAGCAACAGCTGCTCAATGGTTACCGCCGCTTTGACCCCACCCGAGGCATGGAGTACACGCTGGACCTGGAGCTGGAGGCACTAACCCCAGAGGGGGCCCGCCGGCACCTCACCCGCCGAGTACAGCTCCTGAGGCCGCTGAGCCGGGTGGAAATCCTGCCCGTGCCCTATGTGACCGAGGCGTCCCGCCTCACTGTGCTGCTGCCCTTGGCAGCCTCTGACATCGACCTGGCACCACACTTCCTTGAGGCCTTTGCCGCTGCAGCTCTGGAGCCAGGGGACACTGCTGTGGCACTGACCCTGCTCTTGCTCTACGAGCCACAGCAAGCCCAGCATGTGACCCATGCCGACGTCTTCGCGTCTGTAAAGAGCCACGTGGCCCAGCTGGAACGACGCTACCCTGGCTCCCAAGTGCCCTGGCTCAGCGTGCAGACAGTGGCCCCGTCACCTCTTCGTCTGCTGGACCTCCTCTCCAAGAAGCACTCGCTGGACACACTCTTCCTGCTGGCTGGGCCAGCTACAGTCCTCACTTCTGATTTCCTGAATCGATGCCGGATGCATGCAATTGCTGGCTGGCAGGCATTCTTCCCCATGCACTTCCAAGCCTTCCATCCTGCTGTGGCCCCCCCACGGGGCCCGGGGCCCCCTGAGCTAGGCCGAGACACGGGTCACTTTGACCGCCACATGGCCAGCGAGGCCTGCTTCTACAACTCTGACTATGTGGCAGCCCGAGGGCAGCTGGCAAAGGCTTTGGAGCAGCAAGAGGAGCTTCTGGAGGGCATGGATCCGTATGAACTTTTCTTGCAGTTTTCCAGCCTGCACGTGCTCCGGGCAGTGGAGCCTGCCCTGCTGCAGCCTTACCGACCCCAGTCATGTGGGGCTCAGCTGAGCGAGAGCCTCTATCACCACTGCCGCCAGAGTGTCCTCGAGGGCCTGGGCTCCCGAGCTCAGCTAGCCATGCTGCTCTTTGAGCAGGAGCAAGGTAACAGCACCTGA
- the TMEM198 gene encoding transmembrane protein 198: MSGTVETLRFQLLPPEPDEPLWGIPCEQPPERRYQALPSLVCTMCCLFGVVYCFFGYRCFKAVLFLTGLLFGSVVIFLLCYRERVLETQLNAGASAGIALGIGLLCGLVAMLVRSVGLFLVGLLLGLLLGAAALMGSGPFYQPGSVWGPLGLLLGGGLLCALLTLRWPRPFTTLATAVAGAALIAAAADYFAELLLLGRYAAERLRAAPVPPLCWRSWALLAIWPLLSLMGVLVQWRVTAEGDSHTEVVISRQQRRVQLMRIRQHEERKEKRRRKRPPRAPSRGCRAPSKPGPPDSGYRRRPVPVKRFNGDVLSPSYIQSFRDRQTGNSLSSFVAPPIDLDYECGSTVPLTAGSGPPVRV; the protein is encoded by the exons ATGTCCGGCACTGTGGAGACACTACGGTTCCAGCTGCTGCCCCCTGAACCAGATGAACCTCTCTGGGGCATCCCCTGTGAACAGCCCCCAGAGCGGAGGTATCAGGCGCTGCCCTCCCTCGTCTGCACTATGTGCTGTCTCTTCGGTGTTGTCTACTGCTTTTTTG GTTACCGCTGCTTCAAGGCTGTGCTTTTTCTCACGGGACTCCTGTTCGGTTCAGTGGTCATCTTCCTGCTCTGCTACCGAGAGCGGGTGCTGGAGACACAACTGAATGCTGGGGCAAGTGCGGGCATTGCCCTAGGCATCGGCCTGCTGTGCGGGCTGGTGGCCATGCTGGTTCGCAGTGTGGGGCTCTTCCTGGTTGGGCTGCTGCTCGGGCTGCTGCTGGGGGCAGCTGCCCTGATGGGCTCTGGTCCCTTCTACCAGCCAGGCTCTGTGTGGGGGCCACTGGGGCTGTTGCTGGGAGGGGGCCTGCTGTGTGCCCTGCTCACATTGCGCTGGCCTCGGCCATTCACCACTCTGGCCACTGCTGTGGCTGGGGCTGCCCTCATTGCTGCAGCTGCCGACTACTTTGCAGAACTGTTGCTGTTGGGGCGCTATGCTGCAGAGAGGCTCCGGGCCGCCCCAGTACCTCCACTTTGCTGGCGGAGCTGGGCCCTGTTGGCCATCTGGCCTCTGCTCAGCCTGATGGGTGTCTTGGTACAGTGGAGAGTCACAGCTGAGGGGGACTCACACACAGAGG TGGTGATTAGCCGGCAGCAGCGGAGGGTACAACTGATGCGAATTCGACAGCATGAGGAACGGAAGGAGAAGCGAAGAAGGAAGAGACCCCCTCGGGCTCCTTCTCGGGGTTGCCGGGCCCCCTCAAAGCCTGGCCCTCCTGACTCTGGCTATCGACGAAGACCTGTCCCCGTCAAACGCTTCAATGGAGATGTGCTCTCGCCT AGCTACATTCAGAGTTTTCGGGACCGGCAGACTGGGAATTCTCTGAGCAGTTTTGTGGCACCCCCAATAGACCTGGATTATGAATGTGGTTCCACAGTGCCGCTGACAGCTGGCTCAGGACCCCCTGTTCGAGTATAG